The following DNA comes from Diceros bicornis minor isolate mBicDic1 chromosome 12, mDicBic1.mat.cur, whole genome shotgun sequence.
GCCTGCGTGGGGATGGCCCGTCCTGCCCAGGTGCTGCAGCCAGATCCCGCTTCCCTGGGGATAAGATATTCAACAACAACGACGGCCCTGGGTACTGCGTCGGTGTCGGCGCACGTGCTCATCTGCGGACGCTGAGGGTGTCCGCGGCGCGGGTGCGGGGCCGGGCGCGGGGCCGGGCGCCGCTGATGATGGGCTGGCCGCGCGTTGTGTCCAGAGCTGCCCGGACCGCGCTCCTTGACCCCCGCCCCGGAGGAGAGAGGGTCTCGGGCCGGGCCGGCCGCCGAGGGCGCAGGACCCCGGCAGCTTCGGCCGAGAGCCCGAGGCCGCCCTCCACCCGCGGGCCGCGCTCCGCGGTGATGGATTCCGTGTCAGCGCCGGaaacgccgccgccgccgccagggCAGACTCGGCGGCGCCACCCAAACACCTGCTCGGCTGGGCCTGAGCAAGTGGCCCCAGGTGAGACACTCATCCGCACCCGCCTGCCCCCCTGCCTTCTCCGGTTCCGGTCCGCCTCGGGCCGGCCTTCCGGAACCTCCCGCCCCCACCCTCACTCGCCTAGGGAAGCGTCGTCCAAGGTGAGAGTGTAATATAAATACACCTATCCGTATTACCAGCTACACATTTTAAAGCAGGGTCCAAACGTTGCCTCTGAGGGCGGCAGTGGAAGTAGCGCGCTGGACACTTTCTCTCTGACTTCGCAGGCCTCTCCTCTCGCTCTCGCTCTGCCTTCCCTGGGCAGTCCAGGGGCGCAGTCAAGGGTGAAGGGCGATGTAGGAGAGACCTGTTCTGGAAAGGAGGCCTGGCCCACGCCCTGTCTCCCTGAGGCTGGGTGAGGTACAGACGAAGCCTGCGGCGGCCTGGGAACTCAGTTCCCACGGGCAAACGGTCACTCGGAGCAAACAGTGACACCCGGGAGGCTTCTTGCCCTTCCCCTAAACCTCAAATCATGTTCTGAGTTCTATGAAGCCTTTTCTCTTCTGATCAACAAGCAGTTTCATTTACCCCAGAAGTGTCCTAACACCTACTGACAGGTAGTCCTTCCAGACTCCACGTTTTTTCCGAATGATGGAACTCCTAGGAGTCCCCATCACAGCAACTCCTTGGTTTGAAATTCACCCCCAAAGCACGGAACTAATTCTTCCCTGACGGACTAAGAGAAACTTCTGTGTTTAGAGCCTTTCCAGCCGCTGTCAGCTCTCCTAAAAATTGGCAGCAGCCCTTTGCCCCAAAGCGCTAGCCCTGACCACACATCCGAGGAGATTCTCTGCACGAGTTGCCAGGCTTGAGGGGTGGCGGAAGGGATGAAGAAGGGTTAAATAaaatggggggagagagagagatctcaaaAATCATTCAGAATTCCGGTATTGACTTCAGACGTGTTTTATTATAATCTTATACAGTCTACATGAATTTGAACTGGTATTTATTTGGATTCAGTTATAACATagcataataaaaatcaaagcactgGTCCTCTGAAATAAAGCAGGCAATCACCATTCAATAAACAcacttgatttattttgtataaaaGGGTTAAGTTTACAACTAAACTTTTATAAAAAGTTTAGCATGAATAAGTACATCATTACACTTTGTATGCAGAAATATACATCTCTGCCACTATACAAGAAAACTCTAATTAAAGAGTTCACAAGGTTTcactcaatatatatatatttatatataaatatatacacagcaTTCAGTAGGCTCGAGTCAAAAAAGGTAATTTCTGACCAAAAGACTTCATTTAAGTAACTGAATACTGGATCCTTCTGGTATTCACGCTCCACCTTTGAAAAAAGGCAAAGTCTGCTTAAATTGGGCAATTCCTTGTGATTTTAATGTTTTCGCTCCCCATGGTGGGAATAGTATATAAAGAAAACCTTCCAACTGCAGAAAGGGCATTTAAAAGTCTTTTTCATAAATAACTAATATCACAGTCCAGGTCACAGAACACACTGGGGAAGATGATCATTCTtagttttccttccattttttaaaaaggtccaTTCAACTTGTTGTTGTCCTTGTGAAATGGTTGAAAAATAAGTTCAGCGCCTTAAAAGATCCTGtggatttgttgttgttattgttgtgcaaagaaaaaaaaaagtcgtgAACACCTGCAAAAGATTGGGAGAGAAAGGCATGTTTAGGAGAATGTAACCTAAGGGCAGAGGCGGGCAGGCCGGCGCCAGGAGGAAGCCACAGTTTGAACATTTAACCAAACACTCAAAGATTGGGCAAACCCTGGCGTCCAGATGCAACACACACTCTCGGCCTCGACAGCGCAGATTAAACATTAAAATAGCAGAGACTCAAGGGAAAAACTTCCCAACGCAATCTTCTATTTGGATCTCCAGCAGCAGTGCTCACAGGCGCCAGTCTGCTTCTTGTAACAATTATTTGATTGAAAACAGCCCTTTCGTTAACAGATAGGAAAGTCCGGAATCCCACATCACAGGGTCTGAGGCACAGGATAGCAATGCTCGGCTAGCCGAATCCCAGAGGGCTATAGTTTTAGGGAAGGAGGATCCCTATGGAATTTGTGGCGATAAGATTAATTATATGGAGGGTAGTACCTCCTAGTACCAGAGCAGTAGTAGAAAGGAGCCAGGGCATTACGTGCGCGACAGAAGCCAATACACATTTCCCTCCGCCACCTTCATAATTAAAGTTATTggcatcatttattttattttatttaaagaaaatgttctgTTATTTTGAGTAACCCGAGCTAGAAACCCCTTCATGTCTAGTACACATAAACAATGTACTACGTGTAATACAACTAAGTACACGTTCATTTGCTAAACCAAGAATTTTGCAGAAACACAAGTACTCGAGCACACAAATGAAAAAACacgcgcgcgcacgcacacactcCAAGAGGCACAAGCAAACACTCACCATTTATTCAGCCACAGAGTGCTTTGCTGTCATTTGACATTAACTCAGAAGGGAATTCAGAAGCCTGCGAGAGAGAACGGGGAGAAAAGGCAAGATGTTAGACCATCTTAAGGAGAAAGggcctttttaaaaagtagtgcATAAACAGCAAGTTCCATTAAACACGTCTATGCTACAATTCAGACTCAAAGACAGACGCATGAACATGTCAGAACTTATCAGCAATTTCACGCACGGCTCAATCTACAGCAGATTTGtaagaaaataaagttaattagcTCCTCGGTAAGTCACCGACTACGGCCGCCTGGACAATGGGTCTGCTAAAGGCAGCCCAGGCGGTCGCTGGGGTGCGCGGCGGCGAGCAGGGACACCGGAGCCGGTCTTACCTGCAAGGACAAGATGCTGATGTCCGTGTTTAGGGTGGTCAGCGGCGTCCTGGACGCCTGGCTCTGCCCGGGTCGCTGATGGTGCAGGCTGACAATAGTGGGGTGCGAGTCCAGGGCGATCTGCAGGTCCAAGATGTAGTCGATGACGTGCTGCAGGATTTCCATCTTGCTCACCTTCTTGTTCTGGGGGATGCTGGGCACCAGCTCCTTGAGCTTGGAGTAGCAGTCGTTCATGTTGTACAGCAGGCTCATCGGGTCGTCCACCGGGGTTTTGCTCCGGGAGATGCCCAGGCTGTGGTCCGAAAGGCTGTTTTTCCTAACGGACCTCACTGGACTGAAGGCTTTCATGCTGACCGCGGGGAACGAGAGACCAGGAGGGAGCGAGCTGCCCTGAAGCTCAGGCCGCCGCTGCCACCGCCGCCTGCGGAGCTTCTCACGCTCGGCACCGGGCTCGGCTGAGAACGAAGCCGGGAGCCCGGCGGGGCGGCTTTTATCCGCCCTCGCCGGGGCCACACGATCCGGCCTCCTTGCGtcctcattggtggaaggacgCGCGTCCATCAGGCCGGGCGGGCGCCCCTATtggcgggcgcgggcgcggggcgAGCGCTCAGTCCTTCCGCGTTCGCAGCCAATCCCCGCGGGGTGGGCGGGGCGGGCGCGAGCCCAGCTGGGGTGGTAAATAGTGTACAGTAGGCGCCGGgcgggagtgagggagagagggagggggaagggtggagggacTCAGGAGGAGGTTGCGGGGAGTGGGGAGACCCCGGGAATCTAAACGTGCATCTTAATTTCAATTCCAATGGCAAGGCAAGACACTCGCCCTAGGGTGTCCCCTACCGAAGCCTTCCACACCTTGGAGCTCTCAGCAGCCCTACAATCACAGCGACACGGGCCAGTTCAGCACAGCAGAGAGAAAGCCACCGTTCACTGGGACCCACGGAATGTCATCAAGTTAGAAAGCATTTCTGAAGAAAGTGAAAACGCAAATAAGTTTGCCATTGACAAGTGACgtttgtagaatgagtttggTCTCTCAATTTAAGAAAAagatacatatgtataaaaaatAGCCACCGACGCGCGCATTCAAGGCAGGTTTAGTGTGGGATCTTGCATCTCGGAGCAAAGCGGGAGGCATCACTGTAAACTCAGTAAAATGAGTACTTATTGGAAGCTGTGGTGATATTTAAGAAGCTCTGAGAGGCAGGGCATTTCCAGGGTTCCTTTTCTAGAACAGGGCAGGACTATTATAATGATCCTATTAATCggaaattattaggaaaatttgCATATTGAAACGGCATTTACATACACTGCCCTTGAGGGGCTGCTGGTCGATGCCCTGCAGTGTAGGTGGCAAAATAATGTGACTAATTATGCACACATCGTGATTTCTAGTGTCACATTCCAGCACCTACAGTACCTTTAAAGCTTGGTGACAGGTAGGTGGCCCCAGCCATCGATGGGCATCATTAAAAAAACTGTCATGTATGAGGTTTGGGATATTTTCAGCACTAGTACTGGATGCAGCtctaggtttttttgtttttgctgtaaaTCTTTAAGAACTCATTCCTGCCCTCTAAATAAAAAAAGTTGGCAGCTATTTAGTAAAATACTTTTCAGTTAATTCACACAAAATTCTAGCTTAACCGAATACCACGGTAAATTagttatgtgtttttaaaatcataGTTCTCTAGAATATAATAAACTAGAAGATCCCAGAAAACGTAGTATTTGTATCTTGCATACTTTTTGTCTCAATCTCCATCTCCTTTGCatttcagaaaaaggaaggggGCAGAACTGGAGAAAAAGCAAAGCTTAATAATGGAGAAACagtattttttccttcaattaaTGATTAATTCCTCAGCTGGTGGGCCAGCCGGTCTCTGACACTGGCTGCAGCCTtgtgcctgccccagggcttctGTTGAGGGAGGCAGAGTCGGTGGTGCTGAGGCGGCTGTCGCTTTCAGAAAATCCAGCCGCTTCAGTTTGGAGGATGGAGGTGGATGGTTTCCTGTCCGGCAGAAAAGTCTACGGAGGACGGAAGGCCCTGCAAATGCCGCCTGCAACTCTTTTCCTCACAGTGTTCAATTAACAACCTCTCCTCTGATATTAAGTCTGGAAATGATTTAATACCCGAGTCCCTCACAGTTCGAGCCTCTTGATGTactttgtgtgcatgtgtttctGTCACATACGTGCCACAGTGGAACAGATTTTGTTTTGACACTATTTTGGTTCATGATGTTATACTTTGACTATTTTACAATAATAGCCAATGTAAACAAACATCTTTGGGATTCTCAAATTATTACTTGTGATTCTTGGACATTGCAGCTCTGCGATACTAACGCATTCCTCGCTTTTTCCAAGGACACCGTATGTTAACATCCGTGCCAGCCTCATTATCCCAACAGCTAGGCTCGGGGCTGGTTCGTAATGAGCGTTGCGCGGTATTACTTTACACTCTTGCAAAGTTGATTAAGGCAGTACCTTCTCCCATGGTCATTTCTGTACCCTGATGTACTAAAATTGCTAAATATGGTGAAAGTTTTCTAGTGTTTCTTTCTTTAGCTGCCATGTCAGAGTCCAGTCTGCCTGATCGCTGAATTCGATTCCATTGGCATGCTACCCAGTTTTACATCCATCTAAAGATCATTTTAAGGAGATTAGGAGGCTGTATAAGTTAATGGTTTAAAAAAGGCATGAGTTACTGGTATGTCTGTCTCAGCAAGCCCAATATGAAACTacctttaaaattatgttttcgtGGGGAAGACGGTGTTGGAACATTTTGGGGTGAGTTATAAGGCACTGAAAACAATCTGTCAATTGGTGTCTCTGTGGGTTTGCATTTGAGGCCTCTAAAGTTCAAATGGTCCCAGCTGCAGAAAAGGCCCTGGATTTGCTAGATCCGTGGGTGGTGGGAAGGTGTGAAGGGCTTCCGGCGGGGGGTGGAGATACGGTCCCCCCATTTAAAGCCACACGCCAGCCCTGGAAGTTCCCCGAACCTGGTTCCAGGGTTCACTCACGCACTCAGGCTCCATCCCAGGCCGGGCGGCGGCTCCCAGCGCGTCCAGCCCCTCGCGATAATCAGAAGCAGCTCCGGGCCCGGCTTTGCAATCCCCGCGTGATGCAGCGGGTGGGGGGAGGCCCAGAGGAGcctgcggggggcggggggaggctgAAGGTCCTCCCTGCACATCTGGCGCAACTGGGAGCGCTCGCCTTTCTTCCCCCCGGTTTTGTTCTCACAGCTGTGTCCATTCCGCCCGTGACCCCCCGAGTGATCCCTGACAGGTGATGAAttggcagcggcggcggcggcggcggcggcgcgcgggcCAGGCCGCGGCGGGGCCGGAGCCGGAGCCCCGGAGCAGACTCTCTGGCGCCAGGCGCGTGACGCCGCCCATTCACGCCGCCCTGCAGCCTTGTCCTCGCGGCGCCGCTCAGGCGGCTGCCATGGCAACCGCGCCGTCACTCAGCGCGCGCGCCCAGCTGATCAATGCCTGCGAGGCCCGGCCGTCCCAGGCTCGCCCCGGCCCGGCCGCCCGGCCCGCGCGCACCTGCAGCCGCTGCACGTCTTAAGTTTCGAGCGATTTGGGGGAAGGAAGGacgacagagaagaaaagaaaagggggaggggcggggggagaagaaaaaaagccaagagagggagaagaaagaaatctTCCTTTTGCAGAAGGAGGCGTAATGTGGCTTAGAGGTTGCCAAAGCAAaaggttttgctttattttatttgcttttgcaACCGAGGCGTTCAGGGCGGGGCTGGCGCGAGGGAAGGGCGGATGGGGAGAAGGTCACTATCTTAGCGAGATTTATTTATTCGTTTGGATCCTCGCGATCCTCACGGGGATGACTTTGATGCCAGACTCCTAAAAATACCTTTGGAGGACCCTCACCCCCGCCCCCCACTGACCCCTGCCTTCCTCTTCAGAACCCTTGGAGGTTGCACTAAAAACCATCAGATTTTTCcacaccctcccctgccccaccccgggGCGGGGGAGGCGGGAGGATGTGCAGCCGGTGCCGCTGCTCCGAGCCTCTGCGCCCAGAGGACCCGTGTCTGCGTCCTCAGTGCCACTACAAAGCCGGGCAGAGGGAGCCCCTTTCCAAATCTGCGTTTTCTACTGAGAACCTCAAGAGGCCAGAAACTTCCAAGGCAGCCCGCGGACGCAGACGCCTCCTCGGTCCCGGCTGTATCTCTAGGGAAAGTTCCATTTTAAGAACCAGATGCCAACATTCCCGGACAGTTTATGGCATCCGGATCCCTCAAGGGTGCTCGAGTGTTAGCAGCAATTATTTATCATCTCTCCTGGAGAGGAGTTCTTGAACGTGGATGTCCTCTGCTGGCCCTAAAAccggggggagagggagggggccaCGACTGTTCCCGATCCTGTTATCTGGTTTAGCAGAGTTTGTTGTGGTTTTCGAGGAAACAGCATCTGGATTACATAAGGATTCAAGTTTTtgctttacttgtttatttaataCCTTGGCAAGAGGGAGCCCTTGCCCTGAAACCAGATAACCGAATTCGGGTTTAAAACAACCTCAGATGAGGGGCGACGAGAGGGGAAGAAAATGAGCAAAGCCACAGAAAGCAAACAAGGggatgtttatttttctcctttcggGTATTTTTGAAGACCTGCCTAACCTCTTCTTGTCGCGCACAGCTAATAAATTGCACTCACAGAGCGCTGCAGCTCCTGCAATGGCTTCCCGGTCCtccctgccccgccccgccccgccgcgaTCGCGGCCCTAATTCCTTCTAGGATTCGCGCGGTCCTGCTTGCGCAGAGATCTCAGAGCATCAGGAAAAAGGCCGTGCTAAATGCAATTGCTTTCACCCGTCTGATCTTGTAGGGAGATCACCTTTCAGCTCCGTTCAAAGAAAGCAAAGTTTGGGTAGTTTGGCGGAGGGGCCGATTTAACTACCAGCACTGCAAATATTTAGTTACAAATGCTGTGAAGTGCCCCGATTTGTGGCCGCGTTTGGCTTTCACAAAGGATTTTCCTGTGACTTTTGTTCCGGTcgccaaattaaaaaagaaaattaacttgaGCGAGAGATAAGGTCTTGGAAAACAATCCCGGGCCGCCCGCGTACTGGCGGGCGCGGGGCTGGCGTCGCCGTGTCTGCGCTGCCCCCAGGCGCGCGTCGCGGGGTCCGGTCCCCGCGGGGAGCCCGGGTCACAGCGGGGACTCCCAGCCGCCGCCCGCCCTGCGCCCCCCGCGGCCGAGCGCAGCGCCCAGGCCGCCGGGTCTGGCCACCGGCGTCCGTGGGAATCCGCAGCAGCCCTCTCCAGCCAGCGCCAAGGGCGAGCTTGTCCGGAATCAAACTGCATCTTAATATTATAATGTGGCACCAAAAGCAAAACCCGAGGTCCCGGCTTGCGAGTCTCTAACAAGAAACACATTgtgcgctttttttttttttttcactttttggccGGAGCCACGTTTGCGCGCCGGCCGCGACGCCGCGCGCCAAGTCCATGACTTCAGTGGGGAGGAACCCGCCTGCCCCGCACCACGCGCAGCCACCCCGCCGCGCCCGGCCGCCTGGTCAGGGGCCCGGGCCGGACGCGACACGCGTCCTGAGTCCGCAGCGCTTTGGGCGCTGCTCCTTCCTGAGCCCGGCGGCTGGCGCTGCCCATCGCCCCGGGCGCCGGTGGCACCAAGCCGGCGCCAGCGCGGGTCGTTCTAATCTCTGCCCTCTCAGGTTGGCTGGTGGAGAGACTTTGTTTGTAACATAGTTTGACCCCCTTCTCTTCCACATCCTGGCCCACACGTCTTTGAGCTGGAGGGTTATGCCAGCTCCCAGCCACCCGCCTGTCGCCGGTCATTGCGTCTGAGGGGAGGAATCAAGACCTAAGGCTGAATTCTCAGGGAGGTGGGTGGTGGGGACCCCATGAGCGGCGGGGACCCCACGAGCGGCTGGGACCTGTAGGGGCTTCTGGAGGAGCAGCCCCTGGGCATCCGTGGTCAGCTCTGCGGGGGTCCTGCCATCTTCCCAGCATCAGAGGCATCCTCTGTTTCAGTGCCGGGGCTGCCCATCAGGGGGACCAGCGGACAGGCAGGGGGAATTAAgtggtacattttattttaaccatgCCTGCTTAGAGTGTGAAGAACACAGAGACATtccatttcaaagaaaaaagggCAACAGGATGCCCCTCTTTCAGGGGAGGTTAAACATTCACAGGGGCTAGGAATAACTAATCCTGTGCAAGCCTGTTCACAGCTCACCTGTTTCGCTCttcactttgaccccatgagttAGGAAtgacttttcccattttacagaggaggaaacaggcacagatGGATGACAGGTTCCTCTGTGGGCCCACACTCCTGAGGACAACACCCTGTGAGGATGCAGAGGTGTGACCTTCACCCCATGTTGGTATTGACTACTTTTTTGCCTTGAAATTTGTTCCAATCCTAAGGGCTGGATTGCCCAGAGCCAGGAATTTGTAAACACTTTATTGTCACCTTCCTCGGAAGTTAACGCTGAGTGATTGAGCTTCACCCTTTATTAACAAAAGGTTAACTAAGATCCGAGGACTTTTCAAACCTTTGTGTAGGTAAGAATCACCTGTACACGCAGAGTCCTGGGGCCCACCTCCAGCAGTTCTGGTCCAGGGCATTTGGTGAGCAGCCAGGAAACAGCATCTTGTGGAGATGCTGATGTAAGAGGTGCAGTGACCATACTCGGAGAGCATCAGGGAACCACTGGCCTCTTAAATCAACCCTGGGGTTGGTGCAGTTTGCCTATTGGGTAAGAATAAGCCGTCTTGGACCTCTTGAGGACCCATACATTGgtttttagaaaactcaagaggacATGGACAGtctcttatctttttgtttttgtttttgttttgtgaggaagaccagccctgagctaacatccaatgccaatcctcctctttttgctgaggaagactggccctgggctaacatccatgcccatctccctctactttatatgggacgccgccacagcatggcttaacaagcggtgcgtcggtgcgcacccgggatccgaactggcgaaccccgggccgccgcagtggaacgtgcgcgcttaaccgcttgcgccaccgggctggccccaacagtCTCTTATCTTTAatgccattttttctttttcccttgttctttcttccttgctgATGTTCCAGTattctttctttcatcatttcctttctgttgcaAGAGCGTCCTTTAGACATTCTTTTAGGGTAGGTTTGCTCGTGAcaagttctcttagttttcctgcACTTGAGAAGGTCTCATTTTCCCCTtgattcctgaaggatatttttgctggatctAGAATTCTGGGTTGGCAGTTCTGTTCTCTCAGCATTTGACatgttgtgccacttccttctggccacCATGGTTTCTGATGGGAAATCTGCTGTCATTCGAATTGCtttttcctctataggtaaggtgctgcttctctctcccaactttctttgtctttagttttcagaaatttgcCCATGATGTAtcttggcatggatttctttgtgtttttccaGTTGGGATTCTCGCAGTTTCTTGATTCTGTAGGTTTCAGTCTTTTgctaaatttggaaaattttcagttgttATTTCTTTACATACTTTTTCAGCCCCTcctactttctctttccttccaggaCCCTGATGACACGAATGTTAGATCTTTTATTATAGTCTCACAGGTCCATGAGGctatgtcatttatttttctttattttactttctctctgttgttcaggttgggtatttctattgttctatcttcaagttcactgattctttcctctctcctctccattttGCTTTTGAACCCATCTGGTGAGTTTTTTgctttggttattgtattttttagttctaaaatttccatttggttcttctttatatcttctatttctttgctcagattttctttttttttttgttttgagcatGTTTGTAATTGCTCATTGAAAGACTTTtttgatggctgctttaaaatccttgtcagttAATTCCAACATCATGTCAACTAGGTGTTGGCAACTGTTTGTTGTCTTCTCATTCAAGTTGAGCTTTTCCTGATTCTTGATATGAtgaaagtgaaacttttcattgaaacctggacattttggGTGTTctgttatgagactctggatcttatttaaatcttctattaGAGCAGGACTCTGTTGACGCCACCTTGGCTGAGAGGGGGAGAGGTGCCTCCTTACTGCTCCCCAGGTGGCCTCCACTGACACTGTGAGGTAGAGGCCTCTTCCCTCTGGAAGTGGTGAGTGTCCCAGATTCTCACTCCGCCTTCTCTGAGAGCACCCGGGGGGAGGGAGGACAGCGCTTGCTTACcacagggtgggggtggaggtcagGCTCCCACGTGGTCTCTACTCACACTCCTGAGGGGGCTTATTGCCAACGAGCAGGGATAAATGCCTCTGCTTCCCACCCCACCTTCTCTGACACCATCCTGTTGTTGAGGGAGGCTGAGACGGCGCCTCATGACAGAAGGTGAGGGTGGAAGTCTAGGCTCTCTACTCGGCCTTTGCTGATGGGGGTGGAGTTGGGGCCAGTTTCTCTGTGGTGCTTGGTTAGAATAGGATGGTCATTGTCTAAAGTTTCCTGTCCTGCCAGGCTGCCTCTTTCCTGGTACTTTGTCCATGTCCATTGCCATTTGTGGGTGCCTGCTGCTCCAGCATCTGCTCCAGGATATATGAAGCACTGAGAAAACATCACCATGTTGTTCCGCAGGCCCCACAGTTGCCAGCCTGGCTGCcttcctctctccacctttcagagtcttctgttGTCTGTTTTATATCTAATATCCAGGGTTTTTAGCTCTGCTTAAAGGAGGAATAGGGAGAAGTATATCTATTCCATCTTGTCTGGAACTGGAATTTTCTATATGTTTATtgttcaataaaatagaaaacatagaGCAGTGAAATCTGTTTAAAGACAACTATTCACATTTCTATATTGTTTGAATTTgtaaagcactttcacatatacCTTATTTCATTAagtcatgaattttaaaaagtattatttaacTGTTGTCTTAGCAGGCTCAAGCTGACCTTGACAGCAGGTGTGTAGAGGCATTGTTAGGTCTGATGGTTGTGAAATACCTGGCCTAGACAATTATTGTCCTCACCTTTGGCTGGAAGGGTTGGTTAGAATTCTTCTGGGCCAAGTCTGATTCATCCCACTAGCAGCTTTTGGGTTCTTGCTAGCTAGGGGAGATAGAAAGATCTTTTACCTTCCCATGACATGTGTCCTACTagggctgctgttgctgctgccagCTCCTCCTTTGCCGTTAATCCTTGGCAGTGCTCACCCCATGGGTAGGCAACCTGTGCAATTGCACAGGGCCCCGAGCTCAGACGGGGCCCCGAGCTCAGAGAGATCCTCATGCTCAGAgggggccccatgcttggggttCAATGTTCTATAGGTgcttgtcttgaaattcttaataattttgtctTTCAGTTGTGTTTTGTGAGTGATATCAACGGGACAGtggagcatgtgctggggggCTGGAAGCCTGGCCCATATGTGgtcccacctccctgccttcctgGGACAAGTTCTTGCCACCTTCTCTCCTGCCCCATCTTGTCCATCCACTGCTATTCCTCTGTCCCGCATAGGGGTCTGGGTGTGGGGGCAGGAAAGATCAGAGTGAGTGAATGTGCCCTGCATGCTGAGTTGAGGGACAGGgctctgggaatctgtgtctttaTTTTCCTCAGTATCCTTGTACCCAAGAGAGCATgccattaaatagcaaataaaaaaacaCCATGACAGGTTGAGAGAGAGACtgtggaagaaagggaaaatcTTTTTTCATGCTTTTTGAATTAGAGGTCTTGCATTTTCACTTTGCACTAGGCCCTGCAAATTGTGGTAGCTTGCTCTTCTCTTTGGCCTACAGGTCTCTGGTAGCTTCTGAGGTTGCTACTTTCAAAAGATGCCTCCCAAAGGACCATGCTTCCCAGTGATCATGCTATGTGTCAGCCCCTCCCAGACTGGGCCTGGGAAGGCCCTGTACAGCTCACAGATTGCAGTAGACATGATGCCATGTGACTTCCCAGGTTAGGTCAGAAGAAGCCTTTTAGTTTTCATTGTGGTTTCTTGGCTTCTCTCTTATAATCACCAT
Coding sequences within:
- the ID2 gene encoding DNA-binding protein inhibitor ID-2; protein product: MKAFSPVRSVRKNSLSDHSLGISRSKTPVDDPMSLLYNMNDCYSKLKELVPSIPQNKKVSKMEILQHVIDYILDLQIALDSHPTIVSLHHQRPGQSQASRTPLTTLNTDISILSLQASEFPSELMSNDSKALCG